A stretch of DNA from Dioscorea cayenensis subsp. rotundata cultivar TDr96_F1 unplaced genomic scaffold, TDr96_F1_v2_PseudoChromosome.rev07_lg8_w22 25.fasta BLBR01000873.1, whole genome shotgun sequence:
TGAGTGAGCGTTTGCCATATTAAagaatcaatttaaaattttgacctCCCACTAGTTTTTCCCTTTCAAGACTCAAGTTTTGTTGGTTCTTACTTGTTGTATCATTCACAATTATATAACAGGTGCTGATCCGAGCGATCAGATCTTCTGTAATAGAAAAATGTAGGATGATGAGGTCCTTGCATCGCAGCCTTGTTCGTAGTGAGAACAACGCGAAGATAACAGATAGTGGGTTGAGCTAAGGGATAGAATCGCTAATAAGATGTGGTGTCATTACTATGCCAGTATTTAACtgctatttttatttgatgtgtTATTTGTCTACTTCATTTGCTTTTTCCTGAATGATTTGCATGAATATCTACATATCTTGAATGTATTTACTTTATGCATTAAAAGCATGCATTCAACCCTATTAGACATGCTATCAATGGTTCTTAGGATTTTATATGCATTGTATTAACTACTCTTTTAGAATTATGAATTGCTTTATATGGTATTTCATTATCCATATTACTATAATGTATGCTACAACCTTTCAAATGTTATTCATGCACTGCTGTCTTTCCGCTTTTATGATGGTTGTTATTTTGTCGATTGATCCATGTCATACTTGTACTATATCAACTCCAGTTTTTATGATGGTAGTTATCATTTTTGGGGTGAATAATGTAACTATATCATATCTATTTTATGATAGTTGTCATTCTGGCCAATCATCTAAGTTTTATTTCtactatattaaatttgtttatatgatgGTAGTTGTCATTGAACTAGTGTTGTATTAATGTCTCCTGTGCATTATTAGATGAATTTAATATAGAATTTGTACATGTCTCTGTaggtataattaaatattgGGTTGTTTTTCCCACTATTTTCCCACTCaatgtatttgtttgcattgttGGCTTTTTAGGTAATTTATGTTTCTGTGTTATGAGTTTTGGGTTTTCATggttttttgtggttttttgttCATCATGCATGAATATTTTCCTTATTTAGTTATCCTTGTTCAATGTTCTCTTCCCTGCACCATCTGACATGCATCATTAGTTTTCATAATTAGAATTTCATCGAGTATGGAAGTTGGGAATTGCGGAAATGATGGTGTGAATGCGAGGTCTACCAAAGGAAAATGTGGAACTCCCAACAAGAGATGGAAGGCAGAATTCGATAATTTTTTGATTCCGTTGTTGGTTGAGCAAGCTAACAAAGGGTTGAAATGTGACAAATCTTTCAAAAGAGTTGCTTTTGCTCATGCTGCGTCCGCTATGAACACCAAATTTAACACCAATTTCATAGTGGAAAACGTTGAGAACCATTACCAGATTTTGAAATCTCGATATGTGGAGATAAAAAAGGCAAGAGACTTGAGTGGGGCGGGATGGGATGATGAACCCAAAATGATTATCCTCAACCTAATCGTTGCATTCACCTATACGGAGGTAcatgtcttttgttttttttttctagcatGCTTCATCCATCTGCGATCAGTCATAgtcatcttctatttttcttttttctttttttgcattttgtatgGAGGCCCATCCAGCTACAAAAGCTTTCATCAACAAACCTATTAAAAACTATGAAGGGCTCCTGATTATTTGTGGTAAGGATAGTGCTACAGGGTTATATGACACACCTCTGTATTCTGATTTTGGATAGAAAAATGTTGGAGATGAAGATAATGAGAATGAGAACTCGGAGTCACCCAGTCAAACAAGCTAACAGTGATGATGACGGCGCTGGGAATTTAGCACCTCCGGTTGCAGCGTAGCACCGCAATGTCATCGAGCTTGAGGTCCCAACGCACGAAGGGAACCAAAGGCATTCCAATGATAGCTGATTTGGTGACAGTTGTTGGGGAAATGACAGCGGCATTTAGAAACCCTACACATTGGTCAGAAACACTGTATTCAAGGGTTATGGAAATTGAGGGCTTCAATGAGCATTTGCTGGAAGAGGTGGTTAATTATCTCCAAGAGAGGGAAACGGAAGCCAGAAGGTTCATGGTTAAACGGTCAGACATGAGGGAGGCCTTGGTTAGGGAGTATCTCGCCAACCTTGATTGAGTGTTGCTTGCTGCAAGGAATTCCTGGACCTTGCTTAGCTGAAGGGGTGTTTAGGCATGGTtgctaattaattttatttgcacTGCTTCATGCATTATCTGCTTCCATATTAGGTTTGCATCTTGCACTAGTTGCATCCCATGCATTTGATCAAACAATCATGTTACATTATGTTTGCTGATGACCTAGCAAGCCACTGACTGTTTGGGTACATGGTTGTAGCATGTGGCTTCGTTCTATGGTATTCTATCTAAGACACTATTTATGACAGAGCTATCTAGACATATCTAGACATAATGTGCTatgtgttttgatttatttgccTCTGCAAGTTATCTccaagttgttttgttttgtttaatttttatatagttgaccaatgtttgtttgatttatttcatctttcatgcatttttggttaatattttcatattctatattttctttctgttTGTTTTATGCTTGCAAGTACAAGTATTTTGgcaatgatgaggcaatgtttTTAACAAGCACTGAGGCAATGTTAACTATTCATATGAATGTATCCTCAATGTGTGCTTCCATTTAGTTGGGTGCACTGATGGGGCAATTTTTTTGCAGCCATGATTGTTGCCCAATTGAAGTGAAGTCTGTTGAGGGTTCAATTCACATGTGTGTCCCTTATCATGTAACTAGTATGGCGGGCAAAGGGGCACTTGGTGTCTCCATTACAACCTATTCATTGCATTTCTTCTTGCAAATCAGTTTTGTGTTTTATgtattgtatgttttcttttgattgccCATGAAGTGCTTCATACTGACTTGCCACCTGAGCCAAGGCTTGTAAAAGCTGGAGCACACTGCAGCCTTTTTCGTGATTTGGCAACCATGATAACACGAAGAATTCATCTGCACAGTTactgttttttgttttcccaTTATTGAAATGTCTATGCCTAGCACCAGTAAATTTGTAAAACTGAAAAGTTATAAATTGGAAGTTGTAAAACCGGAAGTTCTTGCAAAAACtgaaatttataatattgtaaTGGATGTTTCAACTTTTGGAATTAAAACTTATgaattttattctcatttcagttctttatttgttgtaaaaatttttttactgtGTGTGTTCTTTCATGTTATGGGTGTGGTGTCACACACGGAATTAAATGGGATGGTTGCAATTAACACTGTCAGGATGATTGTCTAATAGTCGTTTgttaaatagaatgtaaaatattttgaaaatatggaTAATTCAGACTCTTGTTCCATGCAGCATTATAGCAGATGAAAACATGTTCTGTGCTTTTGAGTTCAAGCATACATGCTTCCAAAAATTGTTCAAAgttcacaacaacaaaaaaaatataatataatataataaattaaaaaaatttattaataataatactatctaatgattaaaaaaactaaactaaactcATGTTCAACATATCACAATATCCTAACTACCAAACTTGGGGAGATAATCTCACTATGGTAAAATAGTGGTGACTGGAATTGCACTTCCTCACCAACCAAACATTAGGAACCGCTGAAGTCAAGTTTACAGGATGTTCATTTCCccaaaccaaaaacaagaaagtGATCACTATTGTCCCACttccattttgaatcaaacacacTGGAGTGCCACTTCCACACTTCCACTATTTTGGTCAGTTACTTCTAAACCAAACAGGCCCTTGTCACAACGATCCCAATAccattttattcattaaaatgGTTGGAGAGCTCTCTTGTTAAATATCTAATCAGTACTATACTGGTTGTCCAccataaaacaagaaaaaattaaagaaaataaaaaaggccTCTTCTCAGCTATTGGCCTTTTTACCCATTTTCTTTTTGGCAAAACATAGTACtgctgaatttttttaaaaattatttgttttaaattgttaATACAACAAGCTttctttcacaattttttttaaaacctatatatatatatatatatatatttttaaaaattttctttatacatattttttttaaaacttttttttaaaacctattcaggtatatatatatatatatatatatatatatatattaatttctctTCCTATTAGAGTGGGATTATGAATGCGGTCATGGAAGCATTTTATGAGGCCTTTAGACTATATACCAGTAATTTGAATTCTTGTGGGAATTGAAGTACAAAGAAACTGTTAATGTGAAGagaaattttatacaaaaattcacTCGagcaagtttttaaaaaaataatttttttaaaaaggtttaaaacaattaaaacaaaaataagttttttaaaaaatatgcaaaatgcttgctattttaattattattatttaaaataactagatttaaaaaaatattaaaatctgatttttttttttaaatcaataatataattttttaaaagccCAGAAAAcccaaaaagatgaaaaaaaggaaaagcaaaaaaaagTTTCTCTTTGGTGCTCTTTGGTCTGAGTCAACATAAATAATTGACTAAGCATTTGACAAGATAGCATCAAAGCCATTTTGATGAATAAGTGGCGCTAGGCTATTATggtaagaattaaaaaaagaaaaaagttaagGCTAACAACCCAAAGAGCATTAACAGTGATTTGAAAGATTCacttaaaacaaaataaaaaataagtcgTAACATATGTCCTCTTGAAGTTTAAGGAAAAATTGATTAGGTTAATTAActgattttaatttgttatatttaacttttaaatatatacttcTCCAATGCTGAGGTTGTTTCAGTTCATGTGCTAAGGTTGAAGTTAACTTCTTATGTTAGCATGCATCCTCAAATTTGTCAATGCccttgtctttaatttttttttaatatcttttattttaatagataATTCTTACTATCAGATTTGAACAAAATGAAtagattttaagtttttttgacATTCTAATGATGACTTTGATGAATAAATGGCCATAAGCTATTGTggtaagaattaaaaaaagaagaaaaaaaaaaaagttaggcTAAAACCCAAAGAGCATTATGAAAGCTAACAGTGATTGAAAAATCcaccttaaaaaattaaataataagtcGTAACATATGTTCTCTTGAAGTTTGAAGAGACATTGTTTAGGTCAATTGattgtaatttgttttattttacttttaaatttatacttCTACAATGCTGAGGGTGTTTGAGTTCATGCGCTAAGATTGAATTTAACTTCTTATGTTAGCGTGCATCCTAAAATTTGTCAATGCccttgtctttattttttttaaaaatatattttattttaatagataATTCTTACTATTAGATTTGAACAAAATGAAtagattttaagttttttttttgagattcGAATGATGGCTTTGATGAAGAAATGGTCATAGGCTATTGtgttaagaattaaaaaaagaaaaagaaaagaaaaaggaaaagttaGGGCTAACAACCCAAAGAGCATTATGAAAGCTATCAGTGATTTAAAGATTCACcttaaaaaagtaaataataagtTGTAACATATGTTCTCTTGAAGTTTTAAGAGAAATTGATTAGctcattgattttaatttgtaatatttaacttttaaatttatacttCTACAATATTGAGGTTGTTTGAGTTCATGTGCTAAGGTTGAATTTAACTTCTTCTTATGTTAGCATGCATCCTAAAATTTGTTAATGCccttgtctttaatttttttttaatatcttttatttcAATAGATAATTCTTACTATCAGATTtgaacaaaatgaataaaatttaagtttttttatattctaatgAGGTTTATTATTGAAACATATTTGTGTTGGGAAAAGATTAATGTGTTTAAGCTGacatataaacaaaatcaaaatatactGATGCaggaaaggtaaaaaaaaaattaaaaaaataacaaaaacaaaaacaaaaagtttgtAAACTAAAATAACTATATTTGTGTAGTTTATGAATgataatagtttatatttgtTATGTAATCTCAAGAGCACACAAAAACTTTGAGAGTTTCTTAGAAGTGTACATATAGGTAAAAATAAACCTTGTTCTTTGTGTGGGttcaaaattttgttaattggGAGGGGTAGTTTTTGAAGTTCTTGACACATTTCAAattgcgtgtatgtaccgcaagtgcacaggtgtcgaagtaatacaAATACCCCGGTAAGTGGgttagtcaaatccatagggaacggaagtattagtagtaaccaattcttagttatctagttgaaatcaatggttgtgatgaagtgaactaattgcaagaatattaataagcaaACAAAGGACAAGATAGAGAGTAAAAGAGATcttcaatcaataaagatgaggtattcgggcaatggcCCCCTcagatctaacatgaagctcaagacttgctaaatgcttctaaaccgagtttaatgagtcgaggtaacccaagaacaaccggcccttgcctccaagccaccggtagtAGTCCCCGACAAGGccctcggtggagaaattgatcaatcttaacacctcataccccatatgaccgcaataagctctagggatacttaagagtgaaaccgattcctaagaatacacctaaccctacttctagatgaaagatctctaaccccctacaattTCCCGGGGAGagatctctcaatctcacgcctcacaccaaatatggttacataaAATCTAGggaaatacggagatagaaaacACTTATCGGAAGGGAAGGggaacactccactatctcatgactcgccatCTCACCCCTCTTTAACCTAGGAGTTgcaactctaatggagacctttctctcatcaaagtaacaaatcatgcatatacaatcaaccacaaggatcaataaaacatgcaagctatagaaacacaaaattaaaattcaaatcaacttggatttaatagaaaacataaagcaaatcaacacaaaagataagatcctaggcttcacatgcccaaatacctactagagTTTAGCcgtccatggagcaagttacaaaacaaagattaatacaatgaataacaatgaaaaccgtagagaaaaccccttgaattcatgatgatggccttgatgggtagctcaacgtcttgaaaaattcttctccgaagctaggttgccaaaggccccctcgatgctatgacagaggaaagatcgatcaaagttggtgaagaacaacCCCCAAATctcaccaaagacctcctctagaaccCTAGCCGCCTAGCCCTTAGAGTGCTCGCAAAAAAACCCtgcaaaaagtccccaaagaatagggcaaacggcatATTTATAGTCACAAACCTCGGATGTCAAGTgccttcacgcgcccgtgtggattttccacatgcctgcatgagctgtaggaatttccatgcggtcgcgtggaattttcatgcggtccaaacactcttctcttgaggccacatg
This window harbors:
- the LOC120255182 gene encoding uncharacterized protein LOC120255182: MEVGNCGNDGVNARSTKGKCGTPNKRWKAEFDNFLIPLLVEQANKGLKCDKSFKRVAFAHAASAMNTKFNTNFIVENVENHYQILKSRYVEIKKARDLSGAGWDDEPKMIILNLIVAFTYTEKNVGDEDNENENSESPSQTS